A part of Oncorhynchus kisutch isolate 150728-3 linkage group LG2, Okis_V2, whole genome shotgun sequence genomic DNA contains:
- the xpo4 gene encoding exportin-4 isoform X3 encodes MLALTWGSLGRHYIAMFESTQNVMLKPTETWREALLDTCVMDLFFTVHRKIREDSDMAQDSLQCLAQLASMHGPIFPDETAQVSYLAHLVEGLLSMINGIEIEDSEAVGISNIISNLISTFPRVILTALPSELFTSFINCLTLLTCSFGRSAALEEVLDKDDMVYMEAYDKLLESWLTLVQDDEHFPRGCFVQPAVQVFNSYIQCHLAAPDGTRNLTANGVASHEEDEINELQEDDRELFSDQLASIGMLGRIAANHCIPLLTSLLEDRVTRLHGQLQRTQQHLMNLSNPGSVDRKVLDDLYEDIHWLILVSGYVLTDDPQGETPLIPAEVMEYSINHSTEVDINTTLQILGSPGEKASSIPGCNRTDSVIRLLSAVLRTSEVESRATRASLTELLSPQMGKDIVWFLKRWAKTYLLVDEKLYEQISIPLSMAFGADTEGAQWIVGYLLEKVINNLSVWSSEPELANDTVELLVCLVEKRERANIVVQCENWWNLAKQFASRSPPLDLLSSSVQRSLMKALVLGGFAHMDSDTKQQYWTEVLHPLQQRFLNLINQENFPQICQEESVKREIVATLEALCGIAEATQIDNVASLFSFLMDFLSSCIGLMEVYRNTPETVNLIIEVFVEVAHKQICYLGESKSMKLYEVCLTLLQVYSKNNLGRKRADVAAEEDQYQDLLLIMELLTNLLSKEFIDFSDTDVGIDEVFRGQEQGSGAAGRSVSAADVVLFGVNIILPLMSQDLLKFPSLCNQYYKLITFICEIFPEKIPQLPEELFKSLMYSLELGMTSMSSEVSQLCLEALSPLAEQCAKTQEKDTPLFIATRHFLKLVFDMLVLQKHNTEITVAAGEALYTLVCLHQAEYKELVESLLATQRDAVIYQRLADAFNKLTASSTPPSMDRKQKVDFLKSLEEFVSNVGGLLCVK; translated from the exons ATGTTGGCCTTAACTTGGGGGTCACTGGGGCGCCACTACATCGCCATGTTTGAGTCCACCCAGAACGTGATGCTGAAGCCCACAGAGACCTGGAGAGAAGCCCTGCTCGACACCTGTGTCATGGACCTCTTCTTCACC GTGCACAGAAAGATCCGTGAGGACTCGGACATGGCCCAGGACTCCCTGCAGTGCCTGGCCCAGCTGGCCTCCATGCACGGCCCCATCTTCCCTGATGAGAccgctcaggtctcctacctggcccACCTGGTGGAGGGGCTTCTCAGCATGATCAATGG GATAGAGATCGAGGACTCTGAGGCAGTAGGTATCTCTAACATCATCTCCAACTTGATCAGCACGTTCCCCCGTGTCATCCTGACCGCCCTGCCCAGCGAGCTCTTCACCTCCTTCATCAACTGTCTCACCCTCCTCACCTGCTCCTTCGGACGCAGCGCCGCCCTGGAGGAAGTG CTGGATAAGGATGACATGGTATACATGGAGGCGTATGACAAGCTGTTAGAGTCATGGCTGACCCTGGTTCAGGATGATGAACATTTCCCCCGCGGTTGCTTCGTCCAACCCGCCGTTCAGGTCTTCAACTCCTACATCCAGTGTCACCTGGCCGCCCCCGACGGCACCCGCAAtctg acAGCAAACGGTGTGGCATCTCATGAGGAGGATGAGATTAACGAGTTACAGGAGGACGACCGAGAGCTGTTCTCAGACCAGCTGGCCAGCATTGGCATGTTAGGACGCATCGCAGCCAACCACTGTATCCCCCTTCTGaccag tctgtTGGAGGACCGGGTGACGCGGCTCCACGGCCAGCTCCAGAGGACCCAGCAGCACCTCATGAACTTGTCTAACCCTGGATCAGTAGACCGCAAGGTCCTGGATGACCTCTACGAAGACATCCACTGGCTCATACTGGTCTCAG GCTACGTCCTGACAGATGACCCTCAGGGTGAGACTCCTCTGATCCCAGCGGAGGTGATGGAGTACTCTATCAACCACTCTACTGAGGTGGACATCAACACCACCCTGCAGATATTGGGCTCCCCCGGGGAGAAGGCCTCCTCTATCccagggtgcaacaggacagactCTGTCATCAG gttgttGTCAGCGGTGTTGAGGACATCAGAGGTGGAGTCCAGGGCTACGAGGGCCAGTCTGACAGAACTGCTCAGCCCTCAGATGGGGAAGGACATTGTGTGGTTCCTCAAACGCTGGGCCAAGACTTACCTACTGGTGGACGAGAAACTCTACGAACAG ATTAGTATCCCCCTGAGCATGGCATTCGGGGCGGACACAGAGGGGGCCCAGTGGATTGTGGGATACCTGCTGGAGAAGGTGATCAACAACCTGTCTGTGTGGAGCTCTGAACCTGAACTGGCCAATGACACGGTGGAGCTATTGGTCTGTCTggtggagaagagggagag AGCCAACATTGTGGTACAGTGTGAGAACTGGTGGAACTTGGCAAAGCAGTTTGCCAGCCGCAGCCCTCCCCTAGACCTACTGTCCAGCTCAGTACAGAGGTCCCTGATGAAGGCCCTGGTTCTGGGGGGCTTTGCACACATGGACTCAGACACCAAACAGCAGTACTGGACAGAG GTGCTGCACCCCCTCCAGCAGCGCTTCCTCAACCTGATCAACCAGGAGAACTTTCCTCAGATCTGTCAGGAGGAGAGTGTGAAGCGGGAGATCGTTGCCACCCTGGAGGCCCTGTGTGGCATCGCCGAGGCAACGCAGATCGACAACGTGGCGTCTCTCTTCAGCTTCCTCATGGACTTCCTGTCCAGCTGCATCGGCCTGATGGAGGTGTACCGCAACACACCAGAGACGGTCAACCTCATCATCGAGGTGTTCGTGGAGGTCGCCCACAAACAGATTTGCTACCTGGGAGAG TCGAAGTCTATGAAGCTGTACGAGGTGTGCCTGACTCTGCTGCAGGTCTACTCTAAGAACAACCTGGGCAGGAAGAGGGCTGATGTGGCTGCTGAGGAGGACCAGTACCAGGACCTGCTGCTCATCATGGAGCTGCTCACCAACCTGCTCTCTAAGGAGTTCATTGACTTCTCAGACACAG ATGTTGGAATAGATGAGGTGTTCCGGGGGCAGGAGCAGGGTTCGGGAGCGGCAGGTCGGTCGGTGTCGGCTGCAGACGTAGTTCTGTTTGGGGTCAACATCATTCTGCCTCTCATGTCTCAGGACCTgctcaag TTCCCGTCTCTGTGTAACCAGTACTACAAGCTCATCACGTTCATCTGTGAGATTTTTCCTGAGAAGATCCCCCAGCTACCAGAGGAGCTGTTCAAGAGTCTCATGTACTCCCTAGAGCTGGGCATGACATCCATGAGTTCAGAGGTCAGCCAGCTGTGTCTGGAGGCTCTGTCTCCCCTGGCTGAGCAGTGTGCCAAGACCCAGGAGAAAGACACGCCCCTCTTCATCGCTACACGCCACTTCCTCAAG ttgGTGTTTGACATGCTGGTACTGCAGAAACACAACACAGAGATCACAGTGGCAGCGGGAGAAGCTCTCTATACACTAGTGTGCCTGCATCAA GCGGAGTACAAGGAGCTGGTGGAGTCTCTGCTCGCCACCCAGCGAGATGCCGTCATCTACCAGCGACTGGCTGACGCCTTTAACAAGCTGACAGCCAGCAGCACGCCCCCGAGCATGGACCGCAAGCAGAAGGTGGACTTCCTCAAGAGCCTAGAGGAGTTTGTGTCCAACGTAGGTGGGCTGCTCTGTGTCAAATAA